The proteins below are encoded in one region of Deltaproteobacteria bacterium:
- the ligA gene encoding NAD-dependent DNA ligase LigA produces MTPTKIEERVKWLRREIEYHNYRYYVLDEPEISDAEYDTLMRELEKLEEKHPEFRTPNSPTQRVGAPPLEEFGTVIHTIPMLSLANAMEEGDVIEFDQRIKRFLKTHEEIEYVAEPKLDGIAVELVYEQGEFTVGSTRGDGVTGEDVTQNLRTIKTIPLHLIERKETPPDRLEVRGEVYMEVEDFKELNKKRENSGESLFANPRNAAAGSLRQLDSSITAQRPLKIFCYNVGEVRGREFESQWEVLQTLPKWGIRVNPLVRRCNNIQDTINYYKEINELREEQPYEMDGVVIKVNSFGLQHRLGEVSRSPRWALAYKFPAKEATTKIIHIKAQVGRTGALTPVAEMEPVRIGGVEVKRATLHNQDEIDKKDIRIGDTVVVQRAGDVIPEVVKVIKSKRTGAKRRFTMPDKCPVCGADVVRLPGEAIHRCIGISCPAQLKGRVKHFASKRAMDIDGLGVKLIDQLVGEGLVKDIADLYYLKKRDLIPLERMAEKSAENLLQALEKSKHPPLARFVYALGIRHVGEHISQVLAQRLKSLNRFFQVTEEELLDIPEIGPEVAQSVARFFRESGNRKVITRLQRAGVEIEKPREEKEEPLKGITFLFTGALEKMARNEAKDLVEGLGGEVASSVGKGVDYVVVGKDPGSKYAKARELGLKIIDEGEFKRLVGLA; encoded by the coding sequence ATGACCCCAACAAAGATAGAGGAAAGAGTAAAGTGGCTGAGGCGAGAGATCGAATATCACAACTACAGGTACTATGTCCTGGATGAACCGGAGATATCTGACGCCGAATACGATACCTTAATGAGGGAGCTGGAGAAGTTGGAGGAAAAACACCCTGAGTTCAGGACCCCCAACTCCCCTACCCAGCGCGTGGGCGCCCCTCCTTTGGAGGAGTTCGGCACGGTGATCCATACCATACCGATGTTAAGTCTGGCCAACGCCATGGAGGAAGGGGATGTCATAGAGTTCGACCAGAGGATCAAGCGCTTCCTCAAGACGCATGAGGAGATCGAGTATGTGGCGGAACCCAAATTGGATGGGATAGCCGTCGAACTGGTCTATGAGCAAGGGGAGTTTACGGTGGGATCCACCAGGGGGGACGGGGTCACTGGTGAGGACGTTACCCAAAACCTGAGGACTATCAAGACCATACCCCTGCACCTCATAGAGAGGAAAGAGACTCCTCCGGATAGGCTGGAGGTGAGGGGTGAGGTCTATATGGAGGTAGAGGACTTCAAAGAGCTCAATAAGAAGAGGGAGAACAGCGGTGAATCTCTCTTCGCCAATCCCCGCAACGCCGCTGCGGGGTCGCTGCGCCAGCTCGACTCCTCCATCACCGCCCAAAGGCCCCTCAAGATCTTCTGCTACAACGTTGGAGAGGTGAGGGGGAGGGAATTTGAGAGCCAATGGGAGGTCCTTCAGACGCTTCCCAAGTGGGGGATTAGGGTAAATCCCTTGGTCCGGAGATGCAACAATATCCAGGATACCATCAATTATTACAAAGAAATCAACGAATTACGTGAAGAGCAACCCTACGAGATGGATGGTGTAGTCATCAAGGTGAACAGTTTCGGACTCCAGCACAGGCTGGGAGAGGTCTCCAGGAGCCCTCGATGGGCCTTGGCATACAAGTTTCCTGCCAAGGAGGCAACCACCAAGATCATACATATCAAGGCACAGGTGGGGCGCACAGGGGCCCTGACTCCTGTGGCCGAGATGGAACCGGTGAGGATAGGAGGGGTAGAGGTGAAAAGGGCAACCCTCCACAACCAAGATGAGATCGACAAAAAAGACATCAGGATCGGGGACACTGTGGTGGTGCAGAGGGCTGGGGATGTGATCCCGGAGGTGGTCAAGGTCATAAAATCCAAGAGGACCGGGGCCAAGCGGAGGTTTACCATGCCCGATAAATGCCCAGTCTGCGGGGCTGATGTGGTCCGCCTCCCAGGCGAGGCCATCCATCGCTGTATTGGCATATCATGCCCAGCCCAATTGAAGGGGAGGGTAAAACACTTCGCCTCCAAAAGGGCCATGGACATCGATGGTCTTGGGGTGAAACTTATCGATCAACTGGTGGGCGAAGGCCTGGTCAAAGACATTGCCGATCTTTACTATCTGAAGAAAAGGGACCTTATCCCGCTGGAGAGGATGGCCGAGAAGTCGGCGGAAAACCTCCTACAGGCCTTGGAGAAGAGCAAACACCCCCCCCTCGCCCGCTTTGTCTATGCCTTGGGGATTAGACATGTGGGGGAACACATCTCTCAGGTGTTGGCTCAGAGGTTGAAGTCCCTGAACAGGTTCTTCCAGGTCACAGAGGAGGAATTGCTGGACATCCCGGAGATAGGCCCTGAGGTAGCCCAAAGTGTGGCCAGGTTCTTCCGCGAAAGTGGGAACCGAAAGGTGATTACAAGGTTGCAGAGGGCGGGGGTAGAGATAGAGAAACCGAGAGAGGAGAAAGAGGAGCCCCTGAAGGGGATAACCTTCCTTTTTACCGGGGCGTTGGAGAAAATGGCCAGGAACGAGGCCAAAGACTTGGTGGAGGGACTTGGGGGGGAGGTGGCCTCCAGCGTGGGCAAAGGGGTGGACTATGTAGTAGTGGGGAAAGATCCTGGTTCGAAATATGCTAAGGCTAGGGAGTTGGGCCTCAAGATCATCGACGAAGGAGAGTTCAAAAGGCTGGTGGGGCTGGCATAA